From Pseudothermotoga thermarum DSM 5069, a single genomic window includes:
- a CDS encoding GGDEF domain-containing protein, protein MRKLFISSAYFAFGSLFESISNFYYSSATRFDKIFVIANILGGISLFLMPSPYSLIILMSRVLPLLLFANAILMVYKSLKSYSSTLFFSWSFFGLTILHDTFALISHSGQRFLTVFSLPLAFSVFSYNMIVEYKDLLVKTRLAHARSITDSLTGAFNRGVLNELQLDPGDTVVFVDLNDLKYINDTYGHDEGDKVLKLLVSTIKSNIRSNDIVVRMGGDEFLIILKNCPQEKAKEIMEKISRQFKESHPLKPTIAYGIKAFLGNLTETIRTADSLMYQMKYQLKKHNNSQASEPSN, encoded by the coding sequence TTGAGGAAACTTTTCATTTCATCGGCATACTTTGCGTTTGGATCTCTGTTTGAATCGATATCTAACTTTTATTACTCTTCAGCGACAAGATTTGACAAAATTTTTGTGATCGCAAACATCCTGGGTGGAATATCCTTATTCTTGATGCCAAGTCCATACAGTTTGATTATCCTTATGTCACGCGTTTTGCCGTTGCTTTTATTTGCAAACGCCATCCTTATGGTTTACAAATCTTTGAAAAGTTATTCCTCTACGCTTTTCTTTTCTTGGTCGTTTTTTGGCTTGACAATCCTCCATGACACTTTTGCTTTGATATCACATTCTGGTCAAAGGTTTCTTACGGTGTTTTCCCTTCCACTGGCTTTCTCTGTGTTTTCATACAACATGATCGTTGAGTACAAAGATCTTTTGGTAAAAACCAGATTGGCTCATGCAAGGAGCATTACCGACAGTCTTACGGGTGCTTTTAACAGAGGGGTGTTGAACGAACTACAACTTGATCCTGGAGACACGGTTGTTTTCGTTGACCTCAACGATCTAAAGTATATAAACGATACATACGGACACGATGAGGGAGACAAAGTGCTTAAGTTACTAGTTTCCACAATCAAATCAAACATACGCTCGAATGACATCGTTGTTCGCATGGGTGGGGACGAATTTTTGATCATACTCAAAAACTGTCCACAAGAAAAAGCGAAGGAAATCATGGAAAAAATATCCCGGCAGTTCAAAGAATCACACCCGTTAAAACCCACAATAGCTTATGGAATAAAAGCCTTCTTGGGAAATCTCACCGAAACAATAAGAACCGCAGATTCGTTGATGTATCAAATGAAGTATCAACTTAAAAAACATAATAATTCTCAAGCTTCAGAACCATCGAATTAG
- a CDS encoding DUF6512 family protein: MRIFTKVIFYVLIFSLLHFGYELTGWDFLIPFCGIDESVFEHLKMGFWAYLLVSLLEFALLKRKHRLPNNFWFSRLISTMFIPWIIVVVWYVVPGIVGKVESIALELVWAFFVVVVSGIVGIVLERLTEKMHFGTTVKLMILILFFVLIFFFVRFSFSKPWVDLFQNPELVID; this comes from the coding sequence ATGAGAATTTTTACGAAGGTAATATTTTATGTTTTGATCTTTTCGCTTTTACATTTTGGGTATGAACTTACCGGTTGGGATTTTCTGATACCTTTTTGTGGGATCGACGAATCGGTTTTTGAGCATCTCAAGATGGGATTTTGGGCTTATTTGCTTGTAAGTTTATTAGAGTTTGCACTTTTGAAAAGAAAACATAGACTGCCTAACAATTTTTGGTTTTCTCGTTTGATTTCAACCATGTTCATACCTTGGATCATAGTCGTGGTGTGGTACGTTGTGCCTGGCATCGTTGGAAAAGTCGAATCCATTGCCTTGGAACTTGTTTGGGCCTTTTTTGTGGTGGTAGTTTCTGGTATTGTTGGTATAGTTCTTGAAAGATTGACTGAAAAGATGCATTTTGGTACAACCGTAAAATTGATGATTCTGATTCTTTTCTTTGTCTTGATTTTCTTTTTCGTCAGATTCAGTTTCTCAAAACCGTGGGTTGATCTTTTTCAGAATCCCGAATTAGTTATTGATTAA
- a CDS encoding alpha/beta hydrolase — MKERIKFAIIKSFKFLLFIIIFFVTTNNFFVGILLFLVANIKLIRRSIFGRLPYKVSKKASRGPFSYNYTSHLKLDLYYPTEGDAPFPVVVFAHGGGWITGFKRQPNNVSWYRFLNSQGFAVASLEYRKAFYAKIDNIISDYSQAVKFIQENAFKLKVNPEKIVLMGLSAGGHLALYYTARNSFLKNLSSSIKAVVAFYAPCDLTDLLSEEVTSFFARFALVTTMKTLPVRNSINCIHYSPITWVSDSMPPVFLAHGLKDTVVPPKSSIKMYKKLRSFKVKAVLKIHPKGDHGFEFVLKDGFTYKILDDLVSFLKCVVEK; from the coding sequence ATGAAAGAAAGGATCAAGTTCGCTATTATCAAATCCTTCAAGTTCTTGTTGTTTATCATCATTTTCTTTGTAACCACAAACAATTTTTTCGTTGGAATACTTTTGTTTTTAGTTGCAAACATCAAATTGATCAGAAGATCCATCTTTGGGCGATTACCTTATAAGGTTTCAAAGAAAGCCTCAAGGGGGCCGTTTTCTTACAACTACACTTCACATTTGAAGCTTGATTTGTACTATCCAACAGAAGGTGATGCACCGTTTCCAGTGGTAGTTTTTGCACACGGTGGAGGTTGGATAACGGGTTTTAAAAGACAGCCAAACAATGTTTCTTGGTATCGATTTTTAAATTCACAAGGTTTTGCAGTTGCTAGCCTGGAGTATCGGAAAGCCTTTTACGCTAAGATAGACAACATAATTTCTGATTATTCTCAAGCCGTTAAGTTTATTCAAGAAAATGCCTTTAAATTAAAGGTTAATCCAGAAAAAATTGTGCTGATGGGTTTATCTGCAGGAGGGCATTTGGCTCTTTATTACACCGCCAGAAATTCTTTTTTGAAAAATCTTTCTTCTTCGATAAAAGCTGTAGTGGCGTTTTATGCTCCGTGTGATTTAACCGATTTGTTGTCAGAAGAAGTTACCTCTTTCTTCGCAAGGTTTGCTTTGGTAACAACCATGAAAACTCTTCCTGTGAGAAATTCGATAAATTGCATTCATTATTCACCGATAACGTGGGTTAGCGATTCTATGCCACCGGTTTTTTTGGCTCACGGTTTGAAAGACACTGTTGTCCCGCCAAAATCATCAATAAAAATGTACAAAAAGTTGAGAAGTTTCAAAGTCAAAGCGGTGTTGAAAATTCATCCAAAAGGTGATCACGGCTTTGAGTTTGTTCTCAAGGACGGATTTACGTACAAAATTTTAGACGATCTCGTCAGTTTTCTCAAATGTGTTGTGGAAAAATGA
- a CDS encoding NCS2 family permease — protein sequence MEKLFGVRANGSTIRREIIAGVTTFLTMAYIVFVNPSILINVIPGATPGSTLYQQFFGAFMVATILGSVVATLIMGFYANYPFALAPGMGLNAYFAFTVCLKMGIDWRVALAAVFVEGLIFILLTVTGARAYVIKAVPNVVKLATGAGIGLFIAFIGLRSAGIVVSDPATAVSLGHLTDPNVVVAIIGFFIIAILSALKIPGAILIGILASTLIGALPIFGVTKYYGIVGKIPDISPTFMKMDFNLQALATASFWMVVFTFFFVDFFDTLGTLTGLAESAGFMKNGDLPRASRAYLADAIGTSVGAVFGTSTVTTYIESSAGIMEGGRTGLTAVVVTLLMLLMLFFSPLAMTVPAAATAPALIFVGILMMKPITKINWDDVTEAIPAFVTLLMMPLTYSIANGIALGIITYPVVKLFSGKAKQVHWLTWILAILFVFYLVFLRE from the coding sequence ATGGAGAAGCTCTTTGGCGTGAGAGCCAATGGTAGTACTATACGTCGTGAAATCATCGCTGGTGTGACAACCTTCCTAACGATGGCCTACATAGTTTTCGTCAACCCGTCCATTTTGATTAACGTGATACCCGGTGCAACACCTGGAAGTACTCTTTACCAACAATTCTTTGGTGCATTCATGGTTGCGACGATTCTCGGTTCTGTGGTTGCCACTTTGATAATGGGGTTTTATGCAAATTATCCTTTTGCCTTAGCCCCCGGAATGGGTTTGAACGCATATTTTGCCTTCACCGTGTGTTTAAAAATGGGAATTGATTGGCGTGTGGCTCTTGCGGCAGTTTTTGTGGAAGGCTTGATATTCATCCTCTTGACTGTAACAGGAGCTAGAGCATACGTGATTAAAGCAGTTCCAAATGTTGTGAAACTTGCAACCGGTGCCGGAATAGGTCTTTTCATAGCTTTCATAGGTTTAAGAAGTGCTGGAATTGTCGTAAGCGATCCTGCCACTGCGGTTAGTTTGGGACATTTGACTGATCCAAACGTTGTGGTAGCCATAATAGGCTTTTTCATCATAGCTATTCTTTCGGCTTTGAAAATACCTGGTGCAATCTTGATTGGTATTTTGGCCAGCACTTTGATCGGAGCACTTCCAATTTTTGGTGTGACGAAGTATTACGGTATCGTCGGCAAAATACCGGATATATCTCCAACCTTTATGAAGATGGATTTTAACCTTCAAGCTTTGGCGACGGCGTCCTTCTGGATGGTTGTTTTCACATTCTTCTTCGTCGACTTCTTTGACACCCTTGGAACTTTAACGGGTTTGGCAGAATCGGCTGGTTTTATGAAAAACGGTGATCTACCTAGAGCTTCCAGAGCTTATCTAGCAGACGCAATTGGTACTTCAGTTGGAGCTGTCTTTGGAACGTCTACCGTCACAACGTACATCGAAAGCAGCGCTGGAATTATGGAAGGCGGCAGAACTGGCTTGACGGCAGTCGTGGTGACGTTGCTCATGCTTCTTATGTTGTTCTTCTCCCCGCTTGCCATGACCGTTCCAGCGGCTGCAACAGCACCTGCTTTGATTTTCGTGGGTATTTTGATGATGAAACCAATTACAAAGATAAATTGGGATGATGTAACGGAGGCCATACCGGCGTTCGTAACTTTGCTCATGATGCCTTTGACGTATTCGATTGCAAATGGAATTGCGCTTGGAATAATTACCTACCCAGTGGTGAAACTTTTCTCTGGAAAAGCCAAGCAAGTTCATTGGCTTACCTGGATTCTTGCGATTCTTTTCGTGTTTTACCTGGTTTTCCTCAGAGAATAA
- a CDS encoding WecB/TagA/CpsF family glycosyltransferase encodes MNLKFVELFDLPIAVCNEEELIEYIVQRINNRQKTFAVSANASIMVRACENELYKAAVKSADLIFPDGSGVVWAIKKLYDEKAFRITGIDTMLKLCKLSPVYGWKVFLLGARQEVVEKAAKNLSQKYGAIICGYHHGYFNGPGPIEMINESKADIIFVGMGVPKQELWIKENFFKTTAVFAMGVGGSFDVIGEKKKRAPEWIQKAKLEWLYRFLQSPLEKKNVPGDVLKFLILVHKYRNLK; translated from the coding sequence TTGAATCTGAAGTTTGTCGAGCTTTTTGACCTTCCGATTGCAGTTTGCAACGAAGAAGAGTTAATTGAATACATCGTTCAGAGAATAAACAACAGACAAAAGACTTTCGCAGTTAGCGCGAACGCGTCCATAATGGTTAGAGCATGTGAAAATGAGCTTTACAAGGCAGCCGTGAAGTCTGCCGATTTGATCTTTCCAGATGGTTCAGGAGTTGTATGGGCAATAAAGAAACTTTACGATGAAAAAGCTTTTAGAATAACCGGCATCGACACCATGCTTAAGCTGTGCAAACTTTCGCCAGTTTACGGTTGGAAGGTTTTCTTGCTTGGGGCAAGGCAAGAAGTTGTTGAAAAGGCTGCGAAGAATTTATCCCAAAAGTATGGAGCTATCATCTGTGGATATCACCATGGTTATTTCAATGGCCCAGGACCAATCGAAATGATCAACGAAAGCAAGGCTGACATAATCTTCGTCGGCATGGGAGTTCCAAAGCAGGAGTTGTGGATAAAAGAAAACTTTTTCAAAACGACAGCTGTTTTTGCGATGGGAGTTGGTGGTTCATTCGACGTAATCGGTGAAAAGAAAAAACGTGCACCAGAATGGATTCAGAAAGCTAAGCTTGAGTGGCTTTACAGATTCTTACAATCGCCTCTTGAAAAGAAGAACGTGCCGGGTGATGTGCTGAAGTTCCTGATTTTGGTTCACAAATATAGAAACCTTAAATAA
- a CDS encoding NAD+ synthase, giving the protein MKILLCQINPVVGDVDGNTQKIIDIVRSHKEADLFVFPELSVCGYPPKDLLFQKGFLKKIEDALLKIAENVKENYVIVGAPSRSMHVFKLYNSAVVLHKGKIHKYVHKTLLPTYDVFDETRYFLPAPSREIVNIKGMKVGISICEDIWNINEPDGKAMYDIDVQDELYQKGAKLFVNLSASPYHYKKMEVQRLEVLRKVAAKYKTPVIYVNQIGGNDDLIFDGNSVVLNSRGQVVVKAKEFEEDLVQVNLEEVEKMPEIVIREDISWVKKALVLGIRDYFEKTGITKKAVVGLSGGIDSSVVCCLAVEALGKENVLGVSMPSRYSSEHSLTDARKLAENLGIEYRVYPIDKLFQEYLKLFNEDLVTLQDLAEENIQARIRGNILMFISNRENRLVLTTGNKSELAVGYCTLYGDMCGGLAVISDVPKTMVYELARYINSEKEIIPQNVFVKPPSAELRPNQKDENSLPPYEILDKILVAYVEEQKDVDEIVQMGYSEELVIKVIKMVEKAEYKRRQAAPGLKVTSKAFGTGRRMPIAQKWI; this is encoded by the coding sequence TTGAAAATTCTACTTTGTCAGATCAATCCCGTCGTCGGAGATGTTGATGGTAATACTCAGAAGATCATAGACATTGTTCGATCTCACAAAGAAGCCGATCTTTTTGTTTTCCCAGAGTTGTCTGTATGCGGATATCCTCCGAAAGATCTTCTGTTTCAAAAAGGTTTTTTAAAAAAGATCGAAGACGCGTTACTGAAAATTGCAGAAAATGTTAAAGAAAATTACGTAATCGTTGGAGCTCCAAGCAGATCCATGCATGTTTTCAAACTTTACAACAGCGCTGTTGTTCTTCATAAAGGAAAGATCCACAAGTACGTACACAAGACCCTCTTACCAACCTATGATGTTTTTGATGAAACCAGGTACTTTCTTCCCGCACCTTCGAGGGAAATTGTAAATATCAAAGGAATGAAAGTTGGTATAAGTATCTGCGAGGATATATGGAACATAAACGAACCTGATGGCAAGGCAATGTATGATATAGACGTCCAAGATGAACTCTACCAAAAAGGTGCGAAATTGTTTGTGAATCTTTCAGCTTCACCTTATCACTACAAGAAAATGGAAGTCCAGAGACTTGAGGTGCTCAGAAAAGTTGCTGCAAAATACAAAACTCCCGTGATCTACGTGAACCAAATAGGAGGTAACGATGATCTTATTTTCGACGGCAACAGCGTAGTCCTCAATTCTCGAGGGCAGGTGGTAGTAAAGGCAAAAGAATTTGAAGAAGATCTCGTACAAGTCAACCTTGAAGAAGTTGAAAAGATGCCAGAAATTGTGATACGTGAAGACATATCTTGGGTTAAGAAAGCCCTTGTCCTTGGCATAAGGGACTATTTTGAGAAGACGGGAATAACTAAAAAGGCTGTCGTTGGATTATCTGGCGGAATAGATTCTTCCGTTGTTTGTTGCTTAGCCGTTGAGGCTTTAGGCAAGGAAAATGTTCTTGGAGTCTCAATGCCTTCGAGGTATTCTTCTGAACACAGTCTCACCGATGCAAGAAAGCTTGCGGAAAATCTTGGTATTGAGTATCGAGTATATCCCATTGATAAGTTATTTCAAGAATATCTGAAACTTTTCAACGAAGATCTTGTTACCCTTCAAGACCTGGCCGAAGAAAACATTCAAGCAAGAATTCGAGGTAACATACTGATGTTCATATCCAACAGGGAAAACAGACTCGTTCTAACAACCGGTAACAAATCCGAACTTGCCGTTGGTTATTGCACACTATATGGTGATATGTGTGGCGGACTTGCGGTGATATCAGACGTTCCGAAAACCATGGTTTACGAACTTGCAAGGTACATAAACAGTGAAAAAGAAATAATTCCACAGAACGTTTTTGTAAAACCCCCATCTGCGGAACTTCGCCCGAACCAGAAGGACGAAAACAGTCTGCCTCCATATGAGATCCTCGACAAAATACTGGTTGCATATGTTGAAGAACAAAAAGACGTTGACGAAATAGTGCAGATGGGTTATTCAGAAGAACTCGTCATCAAGGTGATAAAAATGGTTGAAAAAGCTGAATACAAGCGTAGACAAGCAGCACCAGGTTTGAAAGTTACATCTAAGGCTTTTGGAACCGGAAGACGAATGCCGATCGCCCAAAAATGGATATGA
- a CDS encoding radical SAM protein: protein MNLSNLTNAVSPRFSRVILPWLFKNPKYLKSAPNLIRSFQECEMARKELLLSEDLLVPPVVILSVTNNCNLHCQGCFVEKPSGRQLTLSDWNNVINQAKDLGVFAFLIAGGEPFLVENLLDLVLNHKDRVFAIFSNGTNIGEKQLQLLKTTSNTAIILSLEGDEELTDQRRGTGVYSTVMEMLQKLSRLGVLCGVSVTITTENYTYWMKDENMDTLASIGAKLCFFIEYIGPMGDGKTLSAEQRQLFRQKVLQYKDEKPIFIVHSPGDEEPFGGCVSAGRGFIHVNAFGDLTPCPVTTVSIHNLKKTTLKEGLKSDLFKQIMENKLLENGDGPCSLMAHQDELRQIVLSCFQENSVG from the coding sequence ATGAATCTTTCAAATCTGACAAATGCTGTAAGTCCGAGGTTCTCGAGAGTTATCCTGCCGTGGCTTTTCAAAAACCCCAAGTATTTGAAGAGTGCCCCAAATCTTATCAGATCTTTTCAAGAATGCGAGATGGCTCGCAAAGAATTGCTTCTAAGCGAAGATCTTTTGGTTCCACCGGTTGTCATATTGAGCGTCACAAACAACTGTAATTTGCACTGTCAAGGTTGCTTTGTAGAAAAACCTTCAGGCAGACAGTTGACACTATCAGACTGGAACAATGTCATAAATCAAGCCAAAGATCTCGGAGTTTTTGCCTTTCTGATTGCAGGAGGCGAACCTTTCTTAGTTGAGAACTTGCTTGATTTGGTCCTCAATCACAAAGATCGTGTTTTTGCAATATTCAGCAACGGGACAAATATTGGTGAAAAGCAACTGCAATTGTTGAAAACCACTTCCAATACAGCCATCATCTTGAGCTTAGAAGGAGATGAAGAATTAACAGATCAAAGAAGAGGCACAGGTGTTTACAGCACGGTGATGGAGATGCTTCAAAAACTTTCGCGACTTGGAGTGTTATGTGGTGTGTCCGTGACAATTACAACGGAAAACTACACCTACTGGATGAAGGACGAAAACATGGACACTCTTGCAAGTATTGGTGCAAAACTTTGTTTTTTTATAGAGTACATCGGTCCAATGGGAGACGGAAAAACTTTGAGCGCTGAGCAGCGACAGCTTTTTAGACAGAAAGTTTTGCAGTACAAAGACGAAAAACCCATATTCATCGTACACTCACCAGGCGATGAAGAACCCTTTGGCGGTTGTGTTTCAGCCGGAAGAGGTTTTATACACGTCAACGCATTTGGTGATTTGACGCCTTGTCCGGTGACTACTGTTTCCATCCACAATTTGAAAAAGACCACTCTCAAAGAAGGACTGAAAAGTGACTTGTTCAAGCAAATAATGGAAAACAAACTACTTGAAAACGGCGACGGTCCATGTTCGCTTATGGCACACCAGGACGAACTAAGGCAAATTGTGTTAAGTTGCTTTCAAGAAAACAGTGTCGGATGA
- a CDS encoding MFS transporter: MTKLKKQIRSALAFIILMGFVSLFSDIVYEGARSIAGQFLGLLGASAAAVALVAGLGEFIGYSFRLVSGYLADRTKKYWLFTLIGYGMNLFAIPMLALVGNWQLAFVLLIAERFGKALRKPARDTMMSYAAKQVGSGFGFGLEEALDQIGAVAGPVFLSLVLALKSGEEISKYRFGFAILFVPAAVSVALLIIARILFPAPSQFEKDSQDVEAKGKFSRKFIWYLIAICLIAAGFADFPFIAFHVSQEKVFAASLIPILYALAMGVDAAAALVFGKLYDKFGVTILMVSSGLTAMFAPLVFLTKNPWVIAVGISLWGIGMGAQESILKAVVADIVPKERRGTAYGIFNTLFGLAWFLGSFTMGILYGISIVAMVVFSIMMEVFAIVALTRLKK, translated from the coding sequence GTGACGAAGTTGAAGAAACAAATTCGATCGGCTTTGGCATTCATCATTTTAATGGGTTTTGTCAGCCTTTTTTCCGACATTGTCTATGAAGGTGCAAGAAGTATTGCGGGTCAATTTCTCGGTTTACTTGGCGCAAGTGCAGCGGCTGTGGCATTGGTAGCTGGTCTTGGTGAATTCATAGGTTATTCCTTCAGACTGGTATCTGGTTATCTTGCTGATAGAACAAAGAAATATTGGCTCTTCACTCTGATTGGTTATGGCATGAACCTTTTTGCGATACCGATGCTCGCTTTAGTTGGAAATTGGCAGCTTGCTTTTGTTTTGCTCATCGCCGAAAGATTTGGAAAGGCTTTGAGAAAACCTGCAAGGGATACGATGATGTCCTACGCAGCCAAACAGGTTGGCTCTGGTTTTGGCTTTGGCCTTGAGGAAGCGTTGGATCAAATCGGAGCTGTTGCAGGTCCTGTTTTTCTTTCCTTGGTACTTGCCCTCAAAAGCGGTGAAGAGATTTCAAAATACAGATTTGGTTTTGCAATTCTCTTTGTTCCTGCAGCTGTTTCCGTCGCACTTTTGATAATAGCCAGAATACTTTTCCCAGCGCCGAGTCAATTTGAAAAAGATTCACAGGATGTTGAAGCGAAAGGCAAATTTTCAAGAAAATTCATCTGGTATTTGATTGCGATTTGTTTGATAGCCGCAGGTTTTGCCGACTTTCCATTCATAGCGTTTCATGTTTCACAAGAAAAGGTTTTCGCCGCTTCGTTGATACCGATTCTTTATGCTCTAGCGATGGGCGTTGATGCGGCAGCAGCCCTTGTGTTTGGAAAACTTTACGACAAATTTGGTGTGACAATATTGATGGTCTCTTCGGGTTTGACAGCAATGTTTGCTCCGCTTGTGTTTTTGACGAAAAATCCTTGGGTTATAGCCGTAGGAATATCTTTGTGGGGAATTGGAATGGGTGCTCAGGAATCAATTCTAAAGGCAGTTGTTGCCGACATTGTACCAAAAGAAAGAAGAGGAACAGCCTACGGCATCTTCAACACACTCTTTGGTTTGGCGTGGTTTTTGGGAAGCTTTACGATGGGGATACTGTACGGTATCTCCATTGTAGCTATGGTCGTATTCTCGATAATGATGGAAGTGTTTGCAATCGTTGCGTTAACAAGGTTAAAGAAATAA
- the mutL gene encoding DNA mismatch repair endonuclease MutL produces MKIKKLDPQVVTKIAAGEVVTGVHSVVKELVENSLDAGAKKIVVELVGGGKSQIVVSDDGEGMEKEDLLLCYQPHTTSKISNFEDIYKLETFGFRGEALHSICSVSKVTIRSRPVYLPVGHEIEVVAGHLVYERPVSMDHGTVIIVKDLFFNVPARRKFLKSSAVEARMATEVFERLALSKPQVHFVLTRDQQVVYNLPSADFLTRVKQIFTDIPISQILQIDSSEGSMKLEGVIGLPSIVRTSRSTIVFVNERFVVSQLLINAIYSAYSDYLEHGQHPFAVLKLWLPSKEFDVNVHPQKLEVKFTNEEKVFTFIRDSIKNQLKKTIAKVLHVEKVKYQEIKPTPSSSILGESVFVPSKVEKHTFDFDKTLSVKASENLKLLKPRTYRVLGLIRSRYVLIETEDSLLIMDFHAAHERLIYEKILASLDNLPSQQLVFEISVPMKKSDLELFKKSDLLKKIGFEYQVRENDVLVQKIPKWLDQSDVKDFFLSAVDELKLLDLQETEEILKNLIADIACKNALRTRDKLDKLQAEQLFNEIIEAGLSNCPHGRPIFFSISYDDLDKFFERI; encoded by the coding sequence GTGAAAATAAAAAAACTAGATCCACAGGTTGTTACCAAGATTGCAGCTGGAGAAGTTGTGACTGGAGTTCATTCAGTTGTGAAAGAACTTGTCGAAAACTCCTTGGATGCTGGTGCGAAGAAAATTGTCGTTGAACTTGTTGGTGGTGGGAAAAGCCAAATAGTTGTATCAGACGATGGAGAAGGTATGGAAAAGGAAGACTTATTACTTTGTTATCAACCCCACACCACCAGCAAAATATCCAACTTTGAGGACATCTACAAGCTTGAAACTTTTGGTTTTAGGGGTGAAGCACTTCACTCGATATGCTCCGTAAGCAAAGTCACCATAAGGTCAAGACCTGTCTATCTTCCAGTTGGACACGAAATAGAAGTTGTCGCAGGACATCTTGTTTACGAAAGACCTGTGAGCATGGACCATGGCACTGTGATAATTGTGAAAGATTTATTCTTCAACGTTCCAGCAAGAAGAAAATTTTTAAAATCCTCCGCAGTTGAGGCAAGGATGGCAACCGAGGTTTTTGAAAGACTTGCACTTTCAAAACCACAGGTTCATTTTGTTTTGACCAGGGATCAGCAGGTAGTTTACAACTTGCCTTCAGCTGACTTTCTAACTCGTGTAAAACAGATCTTTACTGATATTCCGATTTCTCAGATTCTCCAAATAGATTCTTCAGAAGGAAGCATGAAACTTGAAGGAGTAATTGGCTTGCCGAGTATCGTAAGAACTTCAAGATCAACCATTGTTTTTGTCAACGAAAGATTTGTTGTTAGCCAACTTTTGATAAATGCGATTTACTCGGCTTATTCCGACTATCTTGAACACGGCCAACATCCCTTTGCGGTACTCAAGCTTTGGCTTCCAAGTAAAGAGTTCGATGTGAACGTTCATCCACAGAAATTGGAGGTCAAATTCACAAACGAAGAAAAAGTCTTTACTTTCATCAGGGATTCGATTAAAAATCAGCTGAAAAAAACCATAGCAAAGGTGCTGCATGTTGAAAAAGTCAAATACCAAGAAATTAAGCCAACGCCGTCTTCAAGCATCCTTGGTGAATCTGTTTTTGTGCCTTCAAAAGTTGAAAAACACACTTTTGACTTTGACAAAACTTTGAGTGTGAAAGCCTCTGAAAATCTAAAACTTTTGAAACCAAGGACTTATAGAGTACTTGGTTTGATCAGATCAAGATACGTTTTGATTGAAACTGAGGATAGTCTTTTAATAATGGATTTTCACGCGGCCCATGAAAGGTTGATTTACGAAAAAATCCTTGCATCTTTGGACAATTTGCCTTCTCAACAGTTAGTTTTTGAAATATCTGTTCCAATGAAAAAAAGTGATCTTGAACTTTTTAAAAAGTCTGATCTTCTCAAAAAGATTGGGTTTGAATATCAAGTTCGAGAAAACGATGTGCTTGTTCAAAAGATACCAAAGTGGTTGGACCAAAGTGATGTGAAAGATTTCTTCCTATCGGCTGTGGACGAGCTTAAGCTTTTGGATCTTCAGGAAACTGAAGAAATACTCAAAAATCTAATAGCTGATATCGCTTGCAAGAATGCACTTAGAACGAGAGATAAGCTTGATAAACTTCAAGCTGAGCAACTTTTCAACGAAATTATCGAAGCAGGTTTGAGCAACTGTCCGCATGGTAGGCCAATATTTTTCTCGATTTCTTACGATGATCTAGATAAATTTTTCGAGCGGATATGA
- a CDS encoding GNAT family N-acetyltransferase, which yields MIIREVKLSDAEQILIFKRMVAAESEFLISYPDEVEDLIEQKRIISLYLSDKRRIFLVAEYQGKIIGIITLYGFNKRKILHKGELGISVRKQYWGMGVGSALMEECLKLAKQRGFKKIQLEVVEGNERAIALYKKFGFEVEGIKKKAIYQNGRYYNLIVMGKWLED from the coding sequence GTGATCATAAGAGAGGTTAAACTTTCCGATGCCGAGCAAATATTGATTTTCAAGAGAATGGTTGCCGCTGAGTCTGAATTTTTGATTTCTTATCCGGACGAAGTGGAGGATTTGATTGAACAAAAAAGAATCATCAGCCTTTATCTGAGCGATAAAAGAAGGATTTTTCTGGTCGCCGAATACCAGGGAAAAATAATAGGTATCATCACACTTTACGGTTTCAACAAAAGAAAGATTCTTCACAAAGGTGAACTTGGAATAAGCGTCAGAAAGCAGTACTGGGGAATGGGAGTTGGGAGTGCTTTAATGGAGGAATGCTTAAAGCTAGCAAAGCAAAGAGGTTTTAAAAAAATTCAACTTGAGGTTGTTGAGGGAAACGAAAGAGCTATAGCACTGTATAAAAAATTCGGTTTTGAAGTTGAGGGAATAAAGAAAAAAGCGATTTATCAAAACGGAAGGTATTATAATTTGATTGTGATGGGAAAATGGCTCGAAGATTGA